In Novosphingobium sp. RL4, the sequence TTCCGTGGCATTGGGATCGCTCGTCAAACTGGCGGGAATGCCGTAGTCGCCGCCATCCCCCTGAACCTGTACCGGGCCGAGCTGGATCGTGCCGCTCGCCGACTGCGGAGCGCGCTCCAGCGTGGCGGTGCCCGCACCTGTGAAGCGGAAGGTAAGGCCGGTACCCCCAAGCAGGCGCGAAAGCGCTTCTGCCGAACCGAACTCTCCCTTTACCGCAGAGGCGTTTACGCCCTCGGCAAGGTCGGCCGGGTAGGCGACCTGAATGCCGGACTGCTGCATGTACTGGCGAATTGCGCCGGGAAGCGGCTGGACCGCAATATCGAAATTGCGGGCGGCCGAACGGGCGTTCTGGGCGAGCGCCGGGGCACTGGCGGCAAGCGCGAAGACCCCTCCCGATGCCAGTAGTGACAGGCGAAGCGTGGCGCCGGCAATTCGGCGGTACGATGGCAACGACATTCTATTATCCCCTGCTCGACAAGCGGGACGCGCCTAATTCTGCAAATAATCCGCATTAGCAGCGCATCCATTGTGTCTGACGTCGGGCAGGGGTGGCTTCCTAACATGGCGATGAAAAATTTTACCGGGCTGGACGCAAAACGGCGATTCCTGCCAAGCGGTAGACATCGAACCCGGACATCTGGGCAATGGCGTCGATGGCTTCCTCAGGCTTGTCGGTACGGAATGCGGCGCTGATCCGCGCGGTTTTCTCAACGCTACCCATGACCAGAACGGGGCCGCGCCGATAGCGACCGATCGCGGCGATGGCGTCGCTTACCGCCACCCTGTCGAGCAGTAGTTCGCCATTGCGCCAGACGGCGATATCACCGGTTGCCGCATCGCCGAGCCGCAAGGCCGGGCCGCCACGTTCATAGCGCGCGCGCTGCGCCGCCTGCAGAACAAGCGGTGAAGCGGGGGTGCCAGAGCGGACTGCCACTTCACCCTGCGTCACGCTGACAAATACACTATCGCGCTCTCGGCGCACCTCGAAAGCCGTGCCGACATCCTGCGTAACCCCGCCCAGCGCCTCGACCCGGAACGGGCGAGCATCGCCATGGCGCACGTCGAACCATACATCGCCTTTCAGCACCGATACGCGTCGCTCGTTGTCGCTGAAACGCACGGCGATGGCGGAATCTGCGTCGAGAACGGCGGCGCTGCCATCGGGCAAGGTCAGGCTCTCCACGGCGATCCCGGAGCGGTGATCGGCCTGCAACGAGAGCATCAGTTCGGGAAAGGCCAGCACGGCGGCCAGTGCGGCAACTCCAGCGACGGCGATCCTCGGCCATGCACGGCGAGGAACGCGCGCTTGCTCGCGCCGCGACCACGGCAAGCGCCTTGGGCGTTGCGGACCGCCCGGTGCAGGCGCGCTTGCCCGTCCGAGGGCGCGCCAGAGCGCGCGCTGATGCTCGAACGCCCGGTTGTGGTCGGGGTGAGCCGCCCGCCACTGCTTGAAGCGGTCGAGTTCTGCGCTGTCCATTTCTCCCGACGCCAGCCGCGCGACCCAGCCGCGTGCCGTTTCTGCCAGAGCTTCGGCCTCCAGTGCCTCTTCGGGATCCATCACGCCCTTGTCCCCAGTGCGGCCCGCAGCGGCGTAAAACCGCCTGCCACAAGGTACGACGTTTCAGGGATGGGATCTCCAAACAGGCGCAGCGATATTTTCGTCACGGTGCATTCCGAACATCGTCGAGCGCCTTGAGCGCGCGGCGGATATGGCGTTCGACGACGGTGGTCGAAACGCCGTACCGCGCGGCGATTTCGCGCTGGGTCAGACCTTCGAAGCGGTTGAGGCGGAAGATCGAGCGGGTCGGTTCGGGTAGCGAGGCCAATGCCGCCATGATGCGCTCCAGCATGTCGCGCCCGATGGCGATCCGGTCGGGCGCGGGGCTGTCATCCTCTACCCAGAGCAAGTCGGCCACTTCCGCCTCGACCAATGCCCCGCGCCGTTTCGAGGCGCGCAGGGCATCGGTCGCCGCGTTCATGGCGAGACGGTGAAGATAAGCGCCGGGATTGTCTATCGGCGGATGATCGTGGACGGACTGGATCTTCAGCCACAAGCCCTGCGTCACATCCTCCGCCGCGCGCTCATCGCGCAGCATCCGCCGCAGCCGCTTCAGCAGCGACGGCCGCTCTCGCAGCAGCAGATGGGACAGGACGAAAGCGTTCGTGGACATCGTTTCCGCTCGACGGGAACGGGGCCACTAATCCAGTTGCGAGTAATTCGCAACGAGTCGGCTCTCCCATGTTCCCTGTTTCCCGGCCTTGCGGGAAAGTACTTGCCCGAAATCCGGCCAGCGATGGCGATGATCAGAAAGGCTGTGCGGAACGTCAGGTCCGCGAAGGCACCGTCGGAAACGATGCCTCGCCAATGCGCCGCGCGCCAAGTGGGCTGGCTAAGCATCAGTCGAAGGTGCCGCGATATCGGGTGTCCGCATCGGAGCGGGTGTTGAATTCGACCATAATGCCCCCCGGCGCGCGCAGGAAAAATCGCGAACCGCGTTCATGGTGGAACACTGGCGTTTCGGCGACGAAGCCATCCGCCGCAAACCTGTCGTGCAAGGCGCAGACATCGTCATAGCCGGGCAGTTCAAGGCCGATGTGAAATGACATTGGCCAGCGAAGACCGGAAGGGTCGGTGGAAACGCATTCGCCAAAGGGGCGGTCCGGCTTGTCGGCGCCGATCGTGCGGATCGTGGGCGCGTCCGGGGCCGCATTCTCGATCACGACGTCGAGGCCGGGGCGCTTCAGGATAGCGAAATGGGGCTCGACGAATACCGAGAGCGTGAAGCCTAGATAGTTCTCGAAGAATGCAGATGTGGCCGCGACGTCGTTGGTCGGGAAGCTCATGTGGTTGAGTTTGGCGGGAAAAACATGCTTTTCCGTAACAGACTTTTGCATTCGGGGAGCCTTTGTATCTCAGTGGACGCCGAAAAAATGCGAGCTTAAACTCACTTTCACAACTCGCATTCCAAAAGGAGGCTCGCGCCTTGCCAGAAACGCCGATCGAGCCCCGCAAAACGCCGCGACAAGCGCGGTCCTCAGAGACCGTGCGCGCGATCCTGGAGGCTGCTGCTCGCATTCTGGAGACGAAGGGCTTCGACGGCTACAACACCAATGCCGTAGCTGAACTCGCCGGGGTCAGCATTGGATCGCTGTACCAGTACTTCCCCGGCAAGGATGCCTTGACCGCGGGGCTAATCCAGCGGGAAAAAGCACAGCTGCTCGAGGACGTCACGGCGATTGAAATCACCGTTCCGCGCTCGGCGCTGTGCGCCGTCATTGCCGCCTGCGCCGCCCACCAGATGCGCCGTCCGGCTCTCGCTCGCCTGCTGGATTTCGAGGAATTGAGGCTGCCGCTGCACGACCAGCAGTCTCATGCGGAAAACAGCCTCACGGCTGCCCTTGCGTCGATTCTGCGTCTGCTTCCAGGCCCGCTACCCGATCGGCTGGACACTACGGCTGCCGACTGTCTGGCGATCATCAAGGGCATCAACGATGCTGCAGGAGAGCGAGGTGAGACGGATATGGCGGGACTTGAAAAGCGAGTGAAGCGGGCCGTATTCGGCTATCTCGGGTTGGATATCTCTATCGCCATCTGACATCCGCGAGGATCCAATCTGGACGGCGGCGACATACCCCGCCGCCGTCGGTGATGGATTCGCGGGATGGGCCGACAGGCAAGACCGAGATCGCACTGCGATTCGTAGGCGGTTTTGATCCCGAGCGCATGGCAGGGGCCTCCGGCAGAAAGCGCCTCCTTCCAGACGCAGGTGGTCTACAGCGGCAATCCCGAAAGCGGCCGCTTCGCCGAACGCCTCGACCAGCGATGAACCAGCAGCAAGCAGCTCGATCCAAGCATGAGTTTACGACCTGGCTGCAGTGATCAGAAAGTGAGGCATCCCGGCGGTTGGGTGATCCAGCCCTGAACTCGACAAAATCATCGATAACATAGGAAACGGCAAGGTCGGCCAATCCGTCCCAGACCATCAGGATCGTCAACAGGCTTCCAGCGAGAACAATGGGAATGCCCGTCCGGACGGTGAGGAAATAGAGCAGCGAGACGCGTTCTCGGCAGGATGCAGGGTTGCGGGAGAGCCGGCCATGCACGCGCGCTCCAAACCCGTTTGCCTTCATTTTTTTGACGCAATGAAAATATATGGGCGGCGGCCATGCCGGTGATGATGCGCCCCCAGCTCCAACTCAGCGATGCCCAGCGCCGCGTCGTACAGCATCTGCGGATTCACGGGCCCACCGCCCGGGTTCATCTGGCACAGACGCTGGATATCAACGCGGCGACCTTGACGCGCCTGACCCAGCAACTCTCCGCTCTTGGACTGGTGGAGGAGACCCCGGCCAGCCCGGTGACGGTACGGGGACGTCCGACCGTTCCGGTATCCATCGCGGGGCACGGGGGCTGGTCCGTCGGCGCCACTGTCCATCCCGGCTGGCTGGAACTGGCGGTCATCGATTTCCGGGGGCAAGTGCTGTTCGAGGATTCGCGGCCCTTCGCGCAAGGCGATCCCAAGGTCTTCGCACGTACCCTGGACGAGCGGCTGCGGGCATTGGCGGCCGAGCGCGGCTTCATGCGCGGCCGATTTCTGGGGCTTGGCGTTGCGGTGGCGGGATATGCCATCGGCGGCGATCGCAACCGCCGCAGTGTGGTCGACTGGATCGCGCCTTGGGACGACATCCCGTTGCAGCAGGTACTGGAAAGCGTTCTCGACATGCCCGTCTGGATCGAGAACGATGCAGCCGCTGCCGCGCTTGCCGAATACTATCGCCCGGAGATCATCAGCCGCCATCGTTCGATCCTGGTGTTTTTCCTCGGCCACGGCGTTGGCGGTGGACTGATTGCCGAACGGGATCTCTTTGTGGGAGAATTCCATAACGCCGGCGAAGTCGGACGCCTGTTTCCCGGAGATCAGCCGCGTCCATCCGGCATCGACCTGCTCCAGACCCTGCGCGACGCCGGTGCAGAGGCCAGTTCGCTGGCCGATCTGGAGGGGGTGATGGACAGCCATCGCGCGGTCTTCGATGCGTGGATCGAGCGGGCGTCGGCACAATTGGCCACGGCGGTTCACAGCGGCGTCGCCTGGCTCGATCCTGGCGCGGTGGTCATCTCGGGCGCCTTGCCCAGGGCCGTTCTGGCCGCGCTAGCCGAGCAGGTGGAGGCCCACTGCGGCCGGCTTTTCGCCGGATATCGGGCCCCTACGCCGCGCATCTATGCGTCCTCGCTCGCCAGCAAGGCGGTGGTGCTCGGCGCTGCGCTCGCGCCTCTGCACGACGTTCTGGGGGCGCGAGGTTGAGCCGCCAGCGACGCCGCCCATTTAATTTCATGAAAGCAATTAAAACCGTCACGGAACGCGCCGAGAGCGCCCCTCGAGAACGCAAGCTCATGAGGGATTCCATGCAACCGAAGTCATTCCTGCTAATGAACGCCGCAGCGGCAGCGCTGCTTACCGGCGCGCCCGCGCTCGCCCAATCGGCGACGGACACGGCGACCGCGTCCCAAGATGCCCGGCCGACCGACATCATCGTTACCGGTTCCGCCCGTGCGCAGCGCCGGTTCGATGTGTCCTATGCCGTCAACACGCTGTCCGAAGACGATATCAAGAAGCTCGCTCCGCAGAGCATGGCCCAGCTTTTCAGCGTCGTTCCCGGCGTTCAGGTCGAATCGACCGGCGGCGAAGTGCAGAACATCACCCGCGTGCGCGGCATTCCCACCGACCGCGGCTACCTCTATTTCCAGCAGGACGGCCTGCCGCTGTTTCACGATCTGGACGGCTACTTCTTCAATTCCGGAGACGGCATGAACCGTACCGACCTGATGACGCAGCGGGTCGAAGTGGTGCGCGGCGGCCCGGCACCGATCTATGCCAGCGGCGCGGCGGCCATCGCCAACGTCATCACGCGGACCGGCAGCGATACGCCGCAGGGTGAAGCGCAAGTGACGCTGGGCACCAGCGGCCTCTACCGCCTCGATGCCTATCAGTCCGGTCCGCTGGGCAAGGACACGTACTATGCCGTCGGCGGCTTCCTTCGCCAGAACGACGGGTATCGCGATGCAGGCTTCCCTGCCGATCGCGGGGGCCAGATCCGCGCCAATCTGAAGCATGATTTCGATAACGGTTCGATCAAGGTGTCGGGCCAGTACACCAACGATCACAACATCTTCTATCTCTCGCTGCCCACCGCCGATCCGCGCGATCCTTCGGTCAGCCTGAACCCGTACCTCAATTCGCTGACCGGCACGCTCGATACCCCGGCGCTGCGCGCCGCCAACATTGCCTATCGCGACGGTAGCGGACAGGTCCAGAGCAACACTTACGACCTTGCCAATGGCCGCCACATGCGGTTCGGCAATGTGCAGGTCGATTATGAAGGCGATTTCGGCGAGTGGCACGTATCGGCCAAAGCCGGATATACGCAGGGGCGTTCGACCTTCGATGCCCTCTACACGACCTCCAATCCGGTGGATGCGGATACGTTCGCCGCCGGCTATCTGTCGGCAGCACAGTCCGCGTTCGGGAACGTCGCGTCGCTGGGCTATGCCATCGCCGGCACCAGCGGCGCGACTGTCTACGATCCGAACAGCGAATCCGGCCTCGTGCTTTCGGCGCAGTATCGCCACACCGACGCCAAATTCTATTCCGGCCAGGGCGACCTGAGCGTCACCCGCAAATTCGAAACCGGCCTGGGCAGCCACGATGTTCGCGTCGGCGTCTACGGGGCGACCTGGGGCAGCACGATCTTCGGGGTCTATCAGAACTATCTGCTGCAAGTGGCCAATCAGCCGCAGGTACTCGACCTTGTCGCTTATGGTGCGACCGGCTCGGTCAGCGGCTATGTTACCGATAACGGCGCACTGACCGATGCGGCGTCGCTGATCGGCGGCAAGTACGAGGCGAGGATGTTCGCAGTCTACGGCACCGATAGCTGGGACGTGACCG encodes:
- a CDS encoding FecR family protein, with translation MDPEEALEAEALAETARGWVARLASGEMDSAELDRFKQWRAAHPDHNRAFEHQRALWRALGRASAPAPGGPQRPRRLPWSRREQARVPRRAWPRIAVAGVAALAAVLAFPELMLSLQADHRSGIAVESLTLPDGSAAVLDADSAIAVRFSDNERRVSVLKGDVWFDVRHGDARPFRVEALGGVTQDVGTAFEVRRERDSVFVSVTQGEVAVRSGTPASPLVLQAAQRARYERGGPALRLGDAATGDIAVWRNGELLLDRVAVSDAIAAIGRYRRGPVLVMGSVEKTARISAAFRTDKPEEAIDAIAQMSGFDVYRLAGIAVLRPAR
- a CDS encoding RNA polymerase sigma factor; the protein is MSTNAFVLSHLLLRERPSLLKRLRRMLRDERAAEDVTQGLWLKIQSVHDHPPIDNPGAYLHRLAMNAATDALRASKRRGALVEAEVADLLWVEDDSPAPDRIAIGRDMLERIMAALASLPEPTRSIFRLNRFEGLTQREIAARYGVSTTVVERHIRRALKALDDVRNAP
- a CDS encoding VOC family protein, which codes for MSFPTNDVAATSAFFENYLGFTLSVFVEPHFAILKRPGLDVVIENAAPDAPTIRTIGADKPDRPFGECVSTDPSGLRWPMSFHIGLELPGYDDVCALHDRFAADGFVAETPVFHHERGSRFFLRAPGGIMVEFNTRSDADTRYRGTFD
- a CDS encoding TetR/AcrR family transcriptional regulator encodes the protein MPETPIEPRKTPRQARSSETVRAILEAAARILETKGFDGYNTNAVAELAGVSIGSLYQYFPGKDALTAGLIQREKAQLLEDVTAIEITVPRSALCAVIAACAAHQMRRPALARLLDFEELRLPLHDQQSHAENSLTAALASILRLLPGPLPDRLDTTAADCLAIIKGINDAAGERGETDMAGLEKRVKRAVFGYLGLDISIAI
- a CDS encoding ROK family transcriptional regulator, with the translated sequence MMRPQLQLSDAQRRVVQHLRIHGPTARVHLAQTLDINAATLTRLTQQLSALGLVEETPASPVTVRGRPTVPVSIAGHGGWSVGATVHPGWLELAVIDFRGQVLFEDSRPFAQGDPKVFARTLDERLRALAAERGFMRGRFLGLGVAVAGYAIGGDRNRRSVVDWIAPWDDIPLQQVLESVLDMPVWIENDAAAAALAEYYRPEIISRHRSILVFFLGHGVGGGLIAERDLFVGEFHNAGEVGRLFPGDQPRPSGIDLLQTLRDAGAEASSLADLEGVMDSHRAVFDAWIERASAQLATAVHSGVAWLDPGAVVISGALPRAVLAALAEQVEAHCGRLFAGYRAPTPRIYASSLASKAVVLGAALAPLHDVLGARG
- a CDS encoding TonB-dependent receptor, which produces MQPKSFLLMNAAAAALLTGAPALAQSATDTATASQDARPTDIIVTGSARAQRRFDVSYAVNTLSEDDIKKLAPQSMAQLFSVVPGVQVESTGGEVQNITRVRGIPTDRGYLYFQQDGLPLFHDLDGYFFNSGDGMNRTDLMTQRVEVVRGGPAPIYASGAAAIANVITRTGSDTPQGEAQVTLGTSGLYRLDAYQSGPLGKDTYYAVGGFLRQNDGYRDAGFPADRGGQIRANLKHDFDNGSIKVSGQYTNDHNIFYLSLPTADPRDPSVSLNPYLNSLTGTLDTPALRAANIAYRDGSGQVQSNTYDLANGRHMRFGNVQVDYEGDFGEWHVSAKAGYTQGRSTFDALYTTSNPVDADTFAAGYLSAAQSAFGNVASLGYAIAGTSGATVYDPNSESGLVLSAQYRHTDAKFYSGQGDLSVTRKFETGLGSHDVRVGVYGATWGSTIFGVYQNYLLQVANQPQVLDLVAYGATGSVSGYVTDNGALTDAASLIGGKYEARMFAVYGTDSWDVTDKLRIDLGLRQEWYDYSGFSRTTAAYDLGDATTLADNATRGFTGAIVNTTFKPKATNWTVGANYDLTDNFGLYARASQLQVPANGSVVGSAGASYTASKAKLYEAGVKAVFGRSYLYLTGFYTRFDPLNASFATYNPVTGRSDQPIQFLGSAEDKGVEADGLLRVAGPFSIAGAVTVQDPKYINFTSSTGADAGDVLGKQIVRQPKVYGNIRPSLDFNLAGGDHLSLYGRYDYVGKRYVDVTNTTALPAYGYFSAGATFNHGRWSLQVVGDNITNAHGFTEGNTAGDTLTGQGTPEAIFGRPLWGRNVRFVLGLKW